From the Lactuca sativa cultivar Salinas chromosome 9, Lsat_Salinas_v11, whole genome shotgun sequence genome, the window CCAAGTGGTTGTTATGAACACTTACCTCATATAAGAATTAATAGCTTATGTACCTACTAGATTCTTTTAATACAAAATGAAAAACCGATAAAACCAAGCAACAAAACTCTAATAAATCAATCAACAATAGTCAAGACATCATAACTTATAAACTTTAAAACTTCTATCACGACAAACACAAACACTAATACACGATTTCattaataactaaaactataCATGAACAAAACACCAAACTCCAATGAAAAGGTTTTTACTACAATATCTGGCTCCAATAGACACGTATCTTTTCTCAATCAGTAGGGTTGAACACCTTGGCAATCCTCTCAGTGGGCACCAATGGAAGATAAGAAGAAACCTTGTACCCTTTCTCAGCTGTTTGCTGCACAGTTTGGTTGTACTTTTCAGAATAGTAAGCCGCTTTTGGTACAACCACTTCAGCCACTTTAGGGAAAAGTGGAAGCTGATTCAAAGAGTGCCAAGCTGATGCAGCATATTGCTCTGCAACCGGTTCGTATTTTACGTAAATCCCTTTTGCCGTCGGCTCCAGCTTCGTGTACGCGGTTTTCGCTAGCCCGGAGGCGGTCTCCACCACTCCGGCGGTCTTCACCTCCTTCAACAAAGGCGGCACCCGGCTGTCGATTATGGTCACCGACTCATCAACCTGAAATCATGTTCAATGTTCAAAGATTTTATAAATTAGTAAGAATACTGACTATTATAATGAAAAGTAGAACAAAAGAGGATTTGGATAAGATGGTATGTAGAAAAACTGACCTTACGATCAACACGCTTCAGGACATCAACAGGGACATCTTGAAACTTATCATAAGCAGGTCCAACAACAGTCTTTAGAGTACTTTCTATTGTCTCCACGCTAGGTTTCAGGGGACCAGAGTTGTCCTTCGCATACCCATACGCCCTTGATGCATAAACAACTGCATGGACAACTGCCACTTGCACAAATTCAAGATACTTCAATCTCTCTTGTTCGCTTTGAACCTTTTGCAACAAAAACAAGAAACAATCACCAAATCAATCCTCAATGCGCCATATAATCAAGAAACAGTTTTCGGTTTTTCTTTCCATCAAACATATTCATTCACAATCTTTGCGCATGTAAATAAAATCAATGAAGAGGTATTTGAACTGTGAATCAAATTACGATGTAGCGAAGTCTAAGTATTCATCAATACAAAGTTTTGTCTATTTTGATATTTTTCCATCAAGGATCGATCTTACTAGAATTGTAGAAAAGGATACGTATGGCCCAATTAGTATCAAACAAATTTCTGCTGATTCACATCTTTGCAAGAATTTGTGTTCGTTATTTAGGTTTGTTGTAGATTTTGAAACGATCGCAAGGATTCAGCTATTATCATTATTCAATTACTAATAGCAATTTTCAACGAAACATAAACAAATACAGAAAATAACATCAACCACAATTAAACATTAGATAAGACGAACCTGTGGTTGTTGATTAGTAACAGGAACATCGTTTTCGGCCATGATGAAGATGCTTGATTCACAAAGAGATGAAAATCGTCAACTGAAAGGTGATTGTTGCTTAATTCTGGAGGTATGCTTATCGATGAATCGATGGATCTGTATTTATACAGACCTGGTTGCAAAGGAAGGAATCCGTGGTTATGTAACCGTGTGAAGGCAGGTGTGACTGCAATTTGAACATAAACGGTTTGTTCCATTTTAGACCCTAAAATTATATGTGTTCCTAAAAGTAACCCTAAACTTCTTAAATTGTCTATTTAAGCCCCTTCATTGTTTTAATAATGGCTGTTTCATTATTGGTTTAAGAAACCACCAACGGTTTACGGCTAGTGGCGGGGACCTACTTGGTGTTCAGGAGTGAAACCGGTAATCCTTCAAATTTTACAGTTAAgtgcaaaatttattttaaattcgTTCAAATTCGTCACAAATCCATCACAATCTGTTCGAAATGTGTTAGGAATCCGTTCGAAACCCATCACAAAGtcttaataaatataaatttaatttaaatatgtaAGTGTAATCCTTTTAGTGACGGATTTTATGGCGGAAACTATCTACGAAAATTGAGTTTTTTCTGTACTGCAACTCTTAGAAAAATTATGTAACCCTTGCTAATTTTTTCTAGGATCCACCACTATTTcagctttttttttcaaaaatcataatataACAATTAGGCAGTGTTGATGATCAAGTTCCGAGATATATTATTTTGAAAGCAAATAGttgataatttttttaaaaaaaaaataaagactttaaatttaaattttataatgactttaaaataatataaaataaaataaaataaactcatatttgtcctaaataaagatcaaaatatcatatttatccatCTTCATATATATAGGGAATTTACATTACAGTCTCACCTAAGCTTAGATACTAAATCTctaaaatatgtcgttttaacTTAATAAATATACCCGATTTGGTTTTCACTTGTTAAATATATCATCCTCGATAACATTTATTTCCTCCATTATCGTTTTATCATCCGTGTTTTCTTTCATccattatcgtttattacttcaccCTAGTGATCATTACTTTTTTTTCATTGTCACGAAGGTTAAAGATATTCAATATTCTTGTTTCCTTATCAAAACTATTGCGTCGATCTTGAATCTACATATTCAAGTGTTAATCGTAAGTCTCCTAACCacaatctttatatagtaaaatgATGTATTTTCATGAGGTTTAATATCTAAACTTCGATGGgtctgtaatatatatatatatatatatatatatatatatatatatatatatatatatatatatatatatatatatatatatatatatatatatatgaaacaattGAAAGTTGAGGGATCAAagtcagcatataaacataatttAAGGTTTACTATTGAAAAAGTGAAGCTTGTTAACATTATTAAGTTTCTTTTTGTCATTGTCCTAGGAAATCACACAAAGATCCTTCCACATAATTTAAGGTTTACTATTGAAATAGTGAAGCTTGTTAACATTGTTAAGTTTCTTTTTGTCATTGTcctaagaaatcacacaaagATGCTTCGACACTAATCTACGCGCCTACCATGGACGTTTTAAGAGGCAACCAACTTTCCTTTGTAAAACCAATGGGAGTGTTTGGACTTCGTTTTGCAAAAATGAGGGCGTCGATGTGTATAAATGTGTTGTTTAACATTAATTACGAAGAAATAAAATCAATAcaaatttttaaatatataaatattaataatttaaaaaaaatagtatattttttatatatagttGACCATTgaatttgttttatcttttttttttaaaaaaaaataatattagctGTTAATATCGGGGCGGTCCTACAATAGGGACAGTGGGGACAACTGCCCccacaacaaaaaaaaacattaaaaatttctttttttccaaaaaatattatattttaaccattcaaaattatatattttgaatcttcaaaaaaaatttgctcctataaaaagttataaaaaaaatttgcCCCCACTTTGAAATTTTTTTGGGTCCGCCCTGGTTAATATATGTGATATATTATCtattttttaacatataaaacaagttatatatatatatatatatatatatatatatatatatatatatatatatatatatatatatatatatatatatatatatatatatatatatatatatatatcactatattattatataaatcttATTATTTCTAAAAATACATTTAAAACGTCCAAACcattaaaataataatacaaaTCATTGAGCTAACATTACAAATAACAACCAATAACCCTTatttcgtccaaccttataaacTCAAAGTATAATCAAATAATGCATCAATTTTGACAAAACACTCTTTAATTATCGACAAAATTTGAATCAATATTGTCGATGTCACCCACATTTCCACTAACATTTAAGGAGGGAATCTTTACTCACCTCAGATTGCTACTGAATTTATTCTCTTTTTATTTCCTTCTCTCCAATAAACTATTCTCTAGTAGCCGCCATTGCTACGACCACAACCAATACTAGACTAAACCAGTGTCATACGCCCTTCGTtcccaccatcaccatcattatCTCTTTATCTGTAAGCGCCACCAGAACTATAGCTTCTATACCTTCCATTGATACCAGCAACCTTAACCCTAACCCCTAAGTTGCCTCTACATTGCCACCAAACACCGAAAACAACATACACCATTCACTAGAAACAAACCTCTGATCATGAACCAACAGTGCACCACCAACCGATCTCCATTCTTGTACCGCCAACCATTTTGATTGTCGTCTCCACCCAGTCTCCTCTCTCGCAACACTTCTCCTGTGACGAACCCTTGTCATGACTTGTCTTTGTTTATCTCTAAACCCTTAATCTACAGACACCACAACTCATCATCACTAACAACACCATTGTCCTCACCCTGCAACTAATCGTTGCCTAATCGCTGATAGCCACCCTGTTAATCTTTGTACAAGAAAAGATACATCTCTTCTATATTAGACTGTTTTTCCCAAAAACTATATTAAGTTGTACCGGTTAGTTATCATTTATTTTCATTTGATTATCATATTAGTTATCATTTCTTGTGTTTTTTTGGATTCATTGTAATTTCTAAACATTAATTCACCTCTTATAGAGTTTATTTTAAGGCTTTGATGCAGGTAAAAGATGATGTTCACGGATCTTGGTTTGATGGTGAACGGGAGTTCACAGAGCTATTGGTGTgtgttgatcttgatcttgatcttaatATTGGCACTCCTAAAATCATTAAACCTACTATGAGTGCCATCATTTATGTCAAATTTGTCTCCTTTTTGTTGGTTTATAAAACTCATATGTCTCTACCATAAAGAGGGTTCTGACTCAAATTCTTCCTAAAGGATTCGAGAAACATAAAATCGTTCATGAAACatatcaataatatatatatatacacacacacacacacctgagTTATTATGCGAACCAAAAGATTTGTGAGAACTTAAGAACTCATAATCAACTCAtcatttttcaacaccaaaaaaacaaattttcttcAAATGGTGCGTCTAAGCCATATCTAGGCTaaaaaaaatttacacttttatttatttattttcgaaATTTGTATGTACGACAATCAGCAGTTGTAAGGACTGCTGATAAGCACGATCAACAACCATATAGACTGCGGATATGCATAATCAGCAGCCATATGGAATGTTGATGAGCAATCACCACTCCATTTGACTGTTGATTATGCTCATTAACAGTAAACAAAAAagctaaaaaagaaaataaaatcatCAAACCTTTTTTTAGAGCCTAAATATGGCCTAGACGCATCATTTGGAGAAGATTAgtgtttttggtgttgaaaaatgaTGAGTTGATTATGAGTTCGCAAGTTCTCACAAATTTTTTGGTTCTCAAAAGAAccttgttctctctctctctctctctctctctctctctctttatacatatacatatatatatatatatatatatatatatatatatgacaacccaaaatttctatcttgtacatccattcgattcaatcaaagtcagacttgctTTTGGCTATCTTTTAGCCCTATTAGAGATCTGTTTGAGTGTGTTAAGTCTAGTACCTTAAAGGATATGACATTGGGAAGTATTGTACGACTTCAGGGTGCAACTTACAAGCCAGAAACTCCaacataaggagtttacggctgtaaacaggagtttacggccataaacccctccTTGGTCGTGAACTCATCCCTATAAGTATGAGATGCCTTCTTCATTCACCTCTTTTTCCACCTCTAACTCAACAAATCGGATTTGCTCTCAACCTTCATCaagtttgtgacaacccgaaatttctgttTGTACAAACCCTACAGTCAATTAAAGTTAGATTCATTTCTGTTAACTTTTAACTCCGTTTAGAGTCCGTTCGGGTGTTTTAATCTTAATCCTTCAAAAGAACAAAATGAAAGGAAGTACCTTCTAGGGTTTTTGAGTA encodes:
- the LOC111884539 gene encoding stress-related protein gives rise to the protein MAENDVPVTNQQPQVQSEQERLKYLEFVQVAVVHAVVYASRAYGYAKDNSGPLKPSVETIESTLKTVVGPAYDKFQDVPVDVLKRVDRKVDESVTIIDSRVPPLLKEVKTAGVVETASGLAKTAYTKLEPTAKGIYVKYEPVAEQYAASAWHSLNQLPLFPKVAEVVVPKAAYYSEKYNQTVQQTAEKGYKVSSYLPLVPTERIAKVFNPTD